The stretch of DNA AACCCACGGCGCCATATCCCGCAGTCCAGGTGGCGTGGTCAGGCTGGTCGACAGTCCCCAGCAGATCGTAGTCACCGACCGCGGTTATACGTTCGACGACGCCCCGATCGCCGATTTGCAGGTGCAGGTCGGCCGACCCGGCGTCGATCGCCGCTGCCTCGAAAGACGCGATCAGCCACGCCGGCTGGCCGTCGCCCGCAACAACGCAACCGATCTCGCCAGACGCACAAACGGGCCCTGGCCCTCGTGGCGCCGTCGCCGTGAGGTTGAATCCGTTGAGTCCATAAAGCCCGTCCGTCACGCCCCCCAATCCGAGCTCGAAGGCGTTGTACTCCGAGCCAAGTGTCGGTGTGGTGGTGGAATCGACAACGTACTCGAAGCGGTCGGTCGACCCATCGATCTGGTTGTAGAAGAGAAAAGAGCCGTCCACGAAATCAACTTCCGGACCGGTCGCCACGACGTTGAGCGAGACCGCCTCGAACTGCCGGCCCGCCGTCGGACGGCCCCAGACGTACAGACGCGTCGTGACGCCCAGAGTAGCCCCCACATCGGCGTTAGAGGGCCCTGGCGTGGCCACGGCGCTCGTCGAAAGCCAGAAGTGAGCCGATACGGCCCCGGCGTCAGACGAAGCCGACAGAGCGATCACAGCGGCTGCTAGGCCTAAAGGCAAACGCACGTCGATCGGCTCCGAAGAGTTAGGGCCCGGAAAAATGGCGCAACGGCGCCCCTCTCAAATTACCCGCCGGGTTTGGCCGGGCCAAATGCTGGGGAAAAGTTTCACAATCCGCGTGCCGGCTCTCCCGGCGGCAACGTTATCTTGATAGCGCCCACTTCTTGAATAACGCCATGCGAAGCCACTCGTCACGCCGAATCCTGCCGATTATCGCCGTCACGGCCCTCGCCACCGGCGCCGGGCCGTGCTTCGCCGCGACGGTGCTGTTCGCTGAGGACTTCAACAGCGTCACGCTGACTGCCTCGCCAACCTACGGCGTCCCCAACGCCTACTCTCCAGTCCCCCCTCCGGGCTGGGATGTCTCGAACTCGCTGCCGCCGGGGGGTGTCCCCGAGTGGCGGGGCTGGGCGATGGCCCGCAAGTCGTTCTGGCAGGCGGTCGGCGCCGCGTCGGGCGACGCCCCGGGCCGCGAACAGTTCACCCGCGGTAGCGGGACCATCGCCGTCGCCGACCCCGACCTCTGGAACTCGCCGCAGATCGGGCAGACCGGCGACCCCGCCAACCGAGGGGGTTTCTTCTACAGCTTCCTCCACACGCCGGTGATCGACCTCGACGACCGGCCCGCCGCCGAGGACAGGCTGACCCTAGCGTTCGATAGCAGTTGGCTCAGCCTCAACTGCTGCGACGACGGCGACTACCTCGACCCGCCCCTCTTCCACCGCAACAACCAAACGGCCGTCGTTCGCGCCCGCGTCAATGGTGGGGCGCCGATCGAGCTGCTCCGCTGGGAGTCGGCGCCTTACTACGACGGCAACGGCTTCCCGACGATGATGCCGATGTCGCTCACCGGCGCGCCCAACACGCCCAACCCCTTTTACCGCCGTTTCGCGCTCGACGAACGCGTGTTCATCGACCTCGCCGCCCTCCTATCGCCCGCTCCGACAATCGCGGGAGGCGCGACGCGACTCAAGGGCGACATCCAGATCGAGTTTGCCGTCGAGAACGCCGGCGACGACGGCTGGTGGGCGGTGGACAACATCGAGATGACTTCCTACGCTACGCTGCTGGGCGACATGAACTTTAGCGGCGACCTCGATCAAGGGGACTACGACGCCTTCGCCCTGGGGATGCTCGACACGCAGGCCTACCGCATCGACTTCTGGGGCGCTTACCCGGTCGAGAACGGCAGCCTCGACAGCACGTTCGACTTCGACGACATCCCGTGGTTTCTCGAGGTCATGAAGGATGTCGGCGCCCCGGCCTCGGCGTACGCGCAGGCCTTCTTCGCAATCCCCGAACCCACCGGCGCCGCGCTGTCGCTCATTGCGATGCTCTCCTACGCGGCGCGCCGCCGTCCAGGATGAGCGCCGGCGCCGTCGATCGCTGTCGTGCGTTCACGCTCGTCGAGCTACTGGTGGTGATCGCAATCATCGCGGTGCTGGTGGGGCTGCTGCTGCCGGCAGTCCAAGCGGCGCGCGAGGCGGCGCGGCGGATGACGTGTGCGAATCACTTGCGGCAACTGGTGCTCGCCGCGCACCTCTATGAGTCGCGTCACAAGGTGCTGCCGCCCGGCTCACGATTGCACGATGTGCGTCAGCGAGCGGGCGTATCCTGGAGGGCGATCGTGCTCGACGGCATCGAAGAGTCCGCGTTACAAGACTTCGTTGGCCTGCAAGACGACGGCGGATACGCCAACGCCTACCCGACGCACGTGCCCGAAGTTTTCGTATGCCCCAGTTCGCCCGATCGTCCCACGAACAACGGTCCCTACGATCCGGCGACGCCTTCGAGCCTACAACTCGACCGCGGCTGGTCCAACTACGCCGGCGTTAACGGCTCCGGCGCCACAACCGAGGGCGTGTGGGACCTCACCGGTACTTTCAACGGCGATCTCTACATTGATGGCGTCTTCTACCCCGGGAGCGAGGTTCGATTCTCCCATATAACAGACGGCGCCTCCCAAACGCTCGCCATCGGCGAGCGCGTCTATGGCGTTACTCGCTGGGACGCCTTGCTAGAGGGCGCCATCTGGGACGGCCCTCCGGGCCCGACGCGGCGAATCGACGAAGTAAGGTCCTTCGCCACCAAGAATGTCCGTTACCCGATCAACGCCGATCCCAAACAGTTTGGCTACTACTACCAAGACGTCACGGCGCCGCCCGGCGCCGACAAGTCACTCAAGATCAACGACTTCTACTTCGGTAGCCATCACCCCGGCGGGGCCCACTTTGCGATGACCGATGCGAGCGTGCCGTTCTTGCGCGACGACATCGACATCAACTTGTATCGCGCGCTCGGCAGCCGGAACGGCGGCGAAGTGCGCGACGGGGAGTTTTGAACCGTGTGCGCGACTTTAGTGTGGGAGGGGTCTCCAGACCCCGATTACGGTCTCCATTCCAAAACGGCATGGTGCGCCTCATCAGCGTCTGGAGACGCCTCCCACAGGTCGCCTTTTCAGTAACTAACATGACATCGTCACGGTCTATCGAGACCCTCCCCTAGCCCCTCCCTTGAAGGGAGGGGGAGACGACCTTGCTCTTGCTCTAGGAGCACTTCGGCTAGTGCGACGATGTCGCTTGGTGTGAGATTGCCGGCGGGCAGTTGCGGCGTTGTTACGTCTCTTAATTGCCTTGCCGCTTTCACACCGGCGGCGCCGAGACGTTCTTCGCGCACCGCATCGCGTAGGGCTTCGGCTTTGGACAACGCCTCGCGCAGCTGCGTTAGCTCTTTCGATAACTGAGCGGTGGATGGCTCGCCGATCTCGGACAACAGCATCGCGGCTTCGGCGTCACGTCCGACGGCGAGGAGCAGCCGGGCCATTGCGATGCGGGCTTTAATTCCGCCAGCCGTTTTCACGGGCAACTGTTGCGTGGTCGCCATGAGACGCTCGCCGTCGTTTGTCAGCAACCGCTCGATCGCCGCCACGCGGATCGGATCGATATCGTGCCCTCGGACGCGAACGCCCTCGGCGTCCTTCGCCGCTTCGAGCTCATCGACTCGCTTCTCTTGTTGAGC from Botrimarina mediterranea encodes:
- a CDS encoding DUF1559 domain-containing protein, translating into MSAGAVDRCRAFTLVELLVVIAIIAVLVGLLLPAVQAAREAARRMTCANHLRQLVLAAHLYESRHKVLPPGSRLHDVRQRAGVSWRAIVLDGIEESALQDFVGLQDDGGYANAYPTHVPEVFVCPSSPDRPTNNGPYDPATPSSLQLDRGWSNYAGVNGSGATTEGVWDLTGTFNGDLYIDGVFYPGSEVRFSHITDGASQTLAIGERVYGVTRWDALLEGAIWDGPPGPTRRIDEVRSFATKNVRYPINADPKQFGYYYQDVTAPPGADKSLKINDFYFGSHHPGGAHFAMTDASVPFLRDDIDINLYRALGSRNGGEVRDGEF